TCAGGCTTCGGCCATCAGCCATCTGCGGCTGCAACACGCGTGGGGCGATGGGTTCTTCATCGCGTTGCTCGGCTCGCTGCTGCTATGCCTCGTGATTCGCGTGGTGAAATTCCGCAAGGAAGCACCGCCACCGCAAATGCTCCTTGCGCTCACAGGGCTGGCCTGCGGCATCGCCGGAGCGTCGATGTTGCTCTCACCGGCGACTTTGATGGATCTGCAACGCCTACGTCTGGCGAATCTGCTGCTCTATCAGGGCCTGCTGCTGCCGCCGGTGCTCGGCATCGGCTCGTTTGTGTTCCCACGCATGCTCGGCGGCGACTTCGGCGATCCCAAAACCGCTGCGCAAAGCAAATCGAAGCTGATTCGCTCCATTGTCGCCGCTGTGTTGCTCGTGGTCAGCTTTTTCCTCGAAGCCTTTGGCCAGGTCACTCTCGGCTATGCTTTGCGGGCCATCGTCGCGGCGGGGTATCTGCTCGTCGAGGTGACATGGAAGACGCAACAGGCCGGATCGCTCACCACGGGTCTGTTTTGGGCGCTTATTCTCGGCTGGCTCGGCATCGTGCTCGCGCCGTTTCATTACGTGCAGCATGTGTCCATCGAACACCTGCTTTACATCGGTGGTTTTGGGATGCTAATGCTCGTGGTCGGCAGCCGTGTTTTGTTCGGGCACAGTGGTGATCTGGAGGGCTTCTTCGTGCGCAGCAAATGGGTGCGCTTTTTGATCTTCCTCGGCATCCTCACAGCCACGACTCGTGCGACTCCGGCCTGGGTTCCCTCGACGACGGTCTCCCATCACATCTACGCAGCGTGGACATGGGCAGCACTCGCCGCCCTCTGGCTGCTTTGGCATCGCAGGCGCTTCG
The sequence above is a segment of the Prosthecobacter algae genome. Coding sequences within it:
- a CDS encoding NnrS family protein is translated as MNFPACKHKKHKAKGPRRDGLLWLAAEPYRLFFASGALWSIIGVALWPLFYAQQLGFYPNLVHARLMIEAFGAAFVVGFLGTAGPRMATAPKLTPLELFWLFALHQASAISHLRLQHAWGDGFFIALLGSLLLCLVIRVVKFRKEAPPPQMLLALTGLACGIAGASMLLSPATLMDLQRLRLANLLLYQGLLLPPVLGIGSFVFPRMLGGDFGDPKTAAQSKSKLIRSIVAAVLLVVSFFLEAFGQVTLGYALRAIVAAGYLLVEVTWKTQQAGSLTTGLFWALILGWLGIVLAPFHYVQHVSIEHLLYIGGFGMLMLVVGSRVLFGHSGDLEGFFVRSKWVRFLIFLGILTATTRATPAWVPSTTVSHHIYAAWTWAALAALWLLWHRRRFVKRDEE